A DNA window from Desulfonauticus submarinus contains the following coding sequences:
- the dsrB gene encoding dissimilatory-type sulfite reductase subunit beta: MTFVPSGYYNPDKPMEGRITDIGPRHYAEFLPPIIKKNKGKWLWHEIIEPGILMHKAESGDEVYTVRCGSPRLLSTETIKEICEIADEYCGGYVRFTTRNNVEFMVDSLDKARKLKEDLNSRKHPGGSYKFPVGGTGAGITNIVHTQGWVHCHTPATDASGTVKVVMDELFEDFQKMRLPAQLRISMACCLNMCGAVHCSDIAILGYHRKPPIIDHEWLDNLCEIPLAVAACPTGAIRPTKTKITTESGEEKEVKTVAIKQERCMFCGNCYTMCPCLPLADKEGDGIVIMAGGKLSNCITPPKFSKVIVAFIPNETPRWPQLAQTMRKLVDTYAKHARKYERFGDWAERIGWERFFELCELEFSHHLIDDFRDPAYYTWRHTTQFKF, from the coding sequence ATGACCTTTGTTCCTTCTGGATATTATAATCCTGATAAGCCAATGGAAGGCAGAATTACTGATATTGGTCCAAGACATTATGCTGAATTTCTGCCTCCAATTATTAAGAAAAATAAAGGCAAATGGTTGTGGCATGAGATCATAGAGCCAGGCATTTTAATGCATAAGGCTGAAAGTGGTGATGAGGTTTATACTGTACGTTGCGGTTCTCCTCGTCTTTTAAGTACTGAAACCATCAAAGAGATCTGCGAGATTGCTGATGAATATTGTGGTGGTTATGTACGTTTTACTACCAGAAATAATGTTGAATTTATGGTAGATAGCTTGGATAAAGCTAGAAAATTAAAAGAAGATTTGAATTCTCGTAAACATCCTGGTGGTAGTTATAAGTTCCCTGTTGGTGGTACTGGTGCTGGTATTACCAATATTGTACATACCCAGGGATGGGTACATTGTCATACCCCTGCAACTGATGCTTCTGGTACAGTGAAAGTTGTGATGGATGAATTATTTGAAGATTTTCAGAAAATGAGACTTCCTGCACAGTTGCGTATTTCTATGGCATGTTGTTTGAATATGTGTGGTGCTGTACACTGTTCAGATATTGCTATTTTAGGTTATCACAGAAAACCACCTATAATTGACCATGAGTGGTTAGATAATCTTTGTGAGATTCCTTTGGCAGTAGCTGCTTGTCCTACAGGTGCTATTCGTCCAACTAAAACAAAGATTACTACTGAAAGCGGTGAGGAAAAAGAAGTAAAGACTGTTGCTATTAAACAAGAAAGATGTATGTTCTGTGGTAACTGTTATACTATGTGTCCTTGCTTGCCTTTGGCAGATAAGGAAGGTGATGGTATTGTTATTATGGCAGGTGGTAAGCTTTCTAACTGCATTACCCCACCAAAGTTCTCTAAAGTTATTGTTGCTTTTATTCCAAACGAGACTCCTCGTTGGCCTCAACTTGCTCAAACTATGCGTAAATTAGTTGATACTTATGCTAAACATGCTAGAAAATATGAACGTTTTGGTGATTGGGCAGAGAGAATTGGTTGGGAAAGATTCTTTGAACTTTGTGAATTAGAATTCTCCCATCATCTTATTGATGATTTCCGTGATCCTGCTTACTATACTTGGAGACATACAACTCAGTTTAAGTTCTAG
- a CDS encoding cobyrinate a,c-diamide synthase has translation MERSCFPRFLLAGLRGGSGKTLVSLGLGRVLTEKGYKIKAFKKGPDYIDAKWLSLAVGSEASNLDPFLFPKNKVKDLFFSFRDDFDLALVEGNRGLFDGKDIYGSFSTAELAKLLGIPVILVVDCTKITRTMAAIVLGINSFEPNLNLAGVILNRTAGPRHRKILRDSIEYYTDVPVLGILPKLKTNPIPERHMGLISDQEYNQEVGKIFQTLSKVCKDNLDIERIINIAQEVPLFHKIKVPLFNRINKDEVCIGIVKDSAFWFYYEENFKALEAAGAKLKFLSLLDDSPWPEIDALYIGGGFPETLALQLENNRFKRQLLNNLANSGLPIYAECGGLMFLSRSITFHENTYQMANVFPIDIGVQKKPKGHGYVEGEINLKNPFFPKGYKLLGHEFHYSYCLNERIELDFALNLARGVGVCSGKDGIIYKNVFASYTHIHALGNPKWARNFVLAAKQYQLYKQSNTLPAPKIIAS, from the coding sequence GTGGAAAGGAGTTGTTTCCCGAGATTTTTACTTGCGGGTTTAAGAGGAGGTTCAGGAAAGACTTTAGTCAGTTTAGGACTGGGTAGAGTTTTAACTGAAAAAGGTTATAAAATAAAAGCCTTTAAAAAGGGTCCAGATTATATTGATGCTAAATGGCTAAGTTTAGCTGTTGGCAGTGAGGCATCTAATCTGGACCCTTTTTTGTTTCCTAAAAACAAAGTTAAGGATCTTTTTTTTAGTTTTAGAGATGATTTTGATCTGGCCTTAGTAGAAGGCAATAGAGGCTTATTTGATGGTAAGGATATTTATGGTTCTTTTTCTACCGCAGAGTTAGCTAAGTTGCTAGGTATTCCTGTTATTTTAGTTGTAGATTGTACAAAGATTACTAGAACAATGGCAGCTATTGTCTTGGGCATAAATTCTTTTGAGCCAAATTTAAACTTAGCAGGAGTAATTTTAAATAGAACAGCAGGGCCAAGACATAGAAAAATTCTACGAGATTCTATTGAATATTATACTGATGTGCCAGTACTTGGAATTTTACCTAAGCTTAAAACTAATCCTATTCCAGAACGCCATATGGGATTGATTTCTGATCAAGAATATAATCAAGAGGTTGGGAAAATTTTTCAAACATTATCTAAAGTATGTAAAGATAATCTTGATATAGAGAGAATTATCAATATTGCTCAAGAGGTTCCCTTATTTCATAAGATTAAAGTTCCTTTGTTTAATAGAATTAATAAAGATGAAGTTTGTATAGGTATTGTAAAAGATTCTGCTTTTTGGTTTTATTATGAAGAAAATTTTAAGGCATTAGAAGCTGCAGGGGCTAAATTGAAATTTTTAAGTTTATTAGATGATAGTCCTTGGCCAGAGATAGATGCACTTTATATTGGAGGAGGGTTCCCTGAGACCCTTGCTTTACAATTAGAAAATAATAGATTTAAGAGACAATTATTAAATAATTTGGCGAACTCAGGATTACCTATTTATGCAGAGTGTGGCGGATTGATGTTTTTAAGTCGCAGTATTACCTTTCACGAGAACACTTATCAAATGGCAAATGTTTTCCCCATAGATATTGGAGTGCAGAAAAAACCCAAAGGACATGGTTATGTAGAAGGAGAGATTAATTTAAAAAATCCGTTTTTCCCAAAAGGTTATAAATTATTAGGACATGAATTTCATTATTCTTACTGTTTAAATGAAAGGATTGAGTTAGATTTTGCTTTAAATTTAGCAAGAGGAGTTGGAGTGTGTTCTGGGAAAGATGGAATAATTTATAAAAATGTATTTGCAAGCTATACTCATATCCATGCTCTGGGAAATCCAAAATGGGCTAGAAACTTTGTTTTAGCAGCTAAACAATATCAGTTGTATAAACAAAGCAATACATTACCTGCACCTAAAATTATTGCCTCGTAA
- the dsrJ gene encoding sulfate reduction electron transfer complex DsrMKJOP subunit DsrJ: protein MYDGGKILAGLAIFVALFTFPFWYNIGSAAYQRPKLEQPKSKACVESVEFMRADHMQLLNEWRDMYVREHITKYKSRLTGKEIHISLSKTCMKCHESKEKFCDQCHTSLAVSPYCWDCHVAPKGEK from the coding sequence ATGTATGATGGAGGAAAAATTCTAGCTGGATTAGCCATTTTCGTGGCATTATTTACGTTTCCTTTTTGGTATAATATTGGAAGTGCAGCCTATCAAAGGCCAAAATTAGAGCAGCCCAAAAGTAAGGCTTGTGTGGAAAGTGTGGAATTCATGCGAGCTGATCATATGCAATTATTAAATGAATGGCGAGATATGTATGTACGTGAACATATTACAAAATATAAGAGTCGCTTAACAGGTAAAGAGATTCATATTAGTTTAAGTAAAACCTGTATGAAGTGTCATGAAAGTAAAGAGAAGTTTTGTGATCAATGTCATACATCTTTGGCAGTGTCTCCCTATTGTTGGGACTGCCATGTGGCACCAAAGGGGGAGAAATAA
- the dsrO gene encoding sulfate reduction electron transfer complex DsrMKJOP subunit DsrO has product MKSNRRQFLRTIGLATLGWSLCPSLLRATEHGGAHGKGKRWAMAIDTKKLTEEVMEKCINACNKAHNIPHIPNKKEIKWIWIETFHHLFPGQMGDKVHLSEYPEKKSLALCNHCDNPPCVRVCPTKATFKREDGIVMMDFHRCIGCRYCMAACPYGSRSFNFYDPRKFLKEENINFPTRTKGVVEKCLFCYERLDEGKKPYCVEAAEGVIYFGDLNDPHSEVRKVLAERYAITRKPELGTLPCVYYLI; this is encoded by the coding sequence ATGAAAAGCAACAGAAGACAATTTCTAAGGACAATTGGGTTAGCCACCTTGGGCTGGAGTTTGTGTCCAAGCTTGCTTAGAGCAACAGAGCATGGAGGAGCCCATGGTAAGGGAAAACGGTGGGCTATGGCAATTGATACTAAAAAACTTACTGAAGAAGTAATGGAAAAGTGTATCAATGCCTGTAATAAGGCTCACAATATTCCCCATATTCCAAACAAAAAAGAGATTAAGTGGATTTGGATAGAAACCTTTCATCATTTATTTCCTGGTCAGATGGGGGATAAGGTACACTTAAGTGAGTATCCAGAGAAAAAATCCTTAGCTTTATGTAACCATTGTGACAACCCGCCTTGTGTGAGAGTCTGTCCTACTAAAGCTACTTTTAAGAGAGAAGATGGCATAGTGATGATGGATTTTCACCGTTGTATAGGGTGTAGGTATTGTATGGCTGCATGTCCTTATGGTTCTAGAAGTTTTAATTTCTATGATCCGCGTAAGTTTTTGAAAGAGGAGAATATTAATTTTCCAACTAGAACAAAAGGTGTAGTGGAAAAGTGTTTATTCTGTTATGAAAGGTTAGATGAAGGGAAAAAGCCTTATTGTGTAGAGGCTGCAGAAGGGGTTATTTATTTTGGAGATTTAAATGACCCTCATTCAGAAGTAAGAAAGGTGTTGGCTGAAAGGTATGCTATTACACGTAAACCAGAATTAGGAACACTCCCTTGTGTGTACTACTTAATATGA
- a CDS encoding tetratricopeptide repeat protein, translating to MNIEEYISDLKAKIVQSPDCAIHHYNLGVAYLTKRDFERAKDAFKDAIMCSSEMAEAYVQLGGIAMHEGDLDSCYMYNKKASEIRPRFAVPYGNMGFVYLQQGEINKAIRILKRAISLDPKFVQAYTTLSSAYLMDGDYERCIENATKAIELQPMFGPAYNNLGLAYMELKEYHKAKEYFEKAQETGYEVAPEVLEELEKALNNQV from the coding sequence GTGAACATAGAAGAATATATTTCTGATTTAAAGGCAAAAATAGTTCAGAGTCCAGATTGTGCTATACATCATTATAATTTGGGAGTTGCTTATTTAACCAAGAGAGATTTTGAAAGAGCAAAAGATGCCTTTAAGGATGCTATTATGTGTAGCTCAGAGATGGCAGAAGCTTATGTCCAATTGGGTGGTATTGCAATGCACGAAGGAGATCTTGATAGTTGTTATATGTATAATAAAAAAGCAAGTGAAATTCGTCCTAGATTTGCAGTTCCTTATGGAAATATGGGTTTTGTTTATTTGCAACAAGGTGAAATAAATAAAGCTATAAGAATATTAAAAAGAGCAATATCTTTAGATCCTAAATTTGTTCAGGCATATACTACATTGTCTAGTGCTTATCTTATGGATGGTGACTATGAAAGATGTATTGAAAATGCTACTAAGGCAATAGAATTACAGCCTATGTTTGGTCCAGCCTATAATAACTTAGGACTTGCTTATATGGAGTTAAAAGAATATCATAAAGCAAAAGAGTATTTTGAAAAGGCTCAGGAAACAGGATATGAGGTGGCTCCAGAGGTTTTAGAGGAGTTAGAAAAGGCCTTAAATAATCAAGTCTAG
- a CDS encoding YkgJ family cysteine cluster protein, protein MDFDFTPYFERYEEILRGLDKVFAQVKEKYPKEVKCATGCCDCCYALFDLHLIEALYLNHHFKQLTEKKRNRILIDADKADRKIYKIKRLAFKMQQKGASEEEIFAEIGKHKVKCPLLNEDKQCELYPYRPATCRVYGIPLNIYGKAHCCSLSGFKGGEKYPTVYMEKIYQSLFLLSQEIVQNLNTKYTALHTVLVPVSMALLTEYDANYLGIIKKKLDNKTEQNKVRPNAWVLGEDK, encoded by the coding sequence ATGGATTTTGATTTTACCCCTTATTTTGAGCGATATGAAGAAATATTAAGGGGGCTAGATAAAGTTTTTGCTCAAGTTAAAGAAAAATATCCAAAAGAAGTAAAGTGTGCCACAGGGTGTTGTGATTGTTGTTATGCTTTGTTTGATTTGCATTTAATAGAAGCTTTATATCTTAATCATCATTTTAAGCAATTAACAGAGAAAAAAAGAAATAGAATTTTGATTGATGCTGATAAAGCGGATAGAAAAATATATAAAATTAAAAGATTAGCATTTAAAATGCAACAGAAAGGTGCTTCTGAAGAGGAAATTTTTGCAGAAATTGGAAAACACAAAGTAAAGTGTCCTCTTTTAAATGAGGATAAGCAATGTGAATTATATCCTTATCGACCAGCAACATGTAGAGTTTATGGTATTCCCTTAAATATATATGGAAAAGCACATTGTTGTTCTTTATCTGGCTTTAAAGGAGGAGAAAAGTACCCTACGGTATATATGGAAAAAATTTATCAGAGTCTATTCCTATTAAGTCAAGAAATAGTACAAAATTTGAATACAAAATATACAGCTTTACATACTGTCTTGGTCCCTGTATCTATGGCCTTATTAACAGAATATGATGCAAACTACTTAGGTATTATTAAGAAAAAATTAGATAATAAGACAGAGCAAAATAAAGTAAGGCCAAATGCTTGGGTATTGGGAGAAGATAAATGA
- the dsrA gene encoding dissimilatory-type sulfite reductase subunit alpha, whose translation MPKHETPLLDQLESGPWPSFVSEIKRQSEFRHKNAEAMEKAGKPYQIPVDVCDDLLGVLEMSYNDGTTHWKHGGIVGVFGYGGGVIGRYCDQPEKFPGVAHFHTIRVNQPAGKYYTTEYLRKLCDLWDFRGSGLTNMHGSTGDIVFLGTRTEQLEEIFGTLTHEFEQDLGGSGSNLRTPACCLGESRCEWACYDTQELCYQLTMEYQDELHRPAFPYKFKFKFDGCPMGCVASIARSDMSFIGTWRDDIKIDQEAVAAYIGGELKPNAGAHEDDTPFDIQKEVIDLCPSQCMSLEDGKLVINNKECVRCMHCIRVMPRALRIGDDRGLSIFCGAKAPILDGAQMGSLLVPFIKAEPPYDEIKEIIENIWDWWMEEGKNRERLGELMKRQGLQKLLEVTGIKPVPQHVQEPRHNPYIFWKEEEVPGGWQRDINEYRKLHPR comes from the coding sequence ATGCCTAAACATGAAACCCCATTGTTGGATCAGCTTGAGAGCGGTCCATGGCCAAGTTTTGTCTCTGAAATTAAGAGACAATCCGAGTTCAGGCATAAAAATGCCGAAGCAATGGAAAAGGCAGGGAAGCCCTATCAGATCCCTGTGGATGTGTGTGATGATTTGTTGGGTGTATTGGAAATGTCTTATAATGATGGCACTACCCACTGGAAACACGGCGGAATCGTAGGTGTTTTCGGTTATGGTGGTGGTGTTATTGGACGTTATTGTGACCAACCTGAAAAGTTCCCTGGGGTTGCCCATTTCCATACCATTCGTGTTAACCAACCAGCAGGTAAATACTACACTACAGAGTATTTAAGAAAACTTTGTGATTTGTGGGATTTTAGAGGTTCTGGCCTTACTAACATGCATGGTTCTACTGGTGATATTGTTTTCTTGGGAACAAGAACTGAGCAGTTGGAAGAGATTTTTGGGACATTAACTCATGAGTTTGAGCAAGATTTGGGTGGATCTGGTTCTAACTTGAGAACTCCTGCTTGTTGTTTGGGTGAGTCTCGTTGTGAATGGGCTTGTTATGATACTCAGGAGTTATGTTATCAATTAACAATGGAATATCAAGACGAGCTCCATAGGCCAGCTTTCCCATATAAGTTTAAGTTTAAATTTGATGGTTGTCCTATGGGTTGTGTTGCTTCTATTGCTCGTTCTGATATGTCTTTTATTGGTACTTGGAGAGATGATATTAAGATTGATCAAGAAGCAGTTGCTGCCTACATTGGTGGAGAGTTAAAGCCAAATGCTGGTGCTCATGAAGATGATACTCCTTTTGATATTCAGAAGGAAGTAATAGATCTTTGTCCTTCCCAATGTATGAGTTTAGAAGATGGCAAGCTTGTCATCAACAATAAAGAATGTGTAAGATGTATGCATTGTATTAGGGTTATGCCTAGAGCATTGCGCATTGGAGATGATAGAGGTCTTTCTATTTTCTGTGGCGCAAAAGCTCCTATTTTGGATGGTGCTCAAATGGGTTCTTTGTTGGTTCCATTTATTAAGGCAGAGCCTCCTTATGATGAAATTAAAGAGATTATTGAGAATATTTGGGATTGGTGGATGGAAGAAGGTAAAAACCGTGAGCGTCTTGGTGAATTAATGAAGAGACAAGGCTTACAAAAGCTCCTAGAGGTAACAGGAATTAAACCAGTTCCTCAACATGTTCAAGAGCCAAGACATAATCCTTATATTTTCTGGAAAGAGGAAGAAGTTCCTGGTGGATGGCAACGTGATATTAATGAATATAGAAAACTCCATCCAAGATAA
- a CDS encoding dissimilatory sulfite reductase D family protein: MDNAEAKQKILEFLESKKGKKTKFYFNDFTKLLPDMKSRAVKKLLTELINEGVLEFWSSGSTTMYGLAGAGKQHAEEEGE, translated from the coding sequence ATGGATAATGCAGAAGCAAAACAAAAAATTTTAGAATTTTTAGAGTCTAAAAAAGGTAAAAAAACTAAATTTTATTTTAATGATTTTACTAAACTTCTTCCTGATATGAAAAGCAGGGCTGTTAAAAAATTGTTGACAGAGCTTATTAATGAAGGTGTATTAGAATTTTGGTCTAGTGGTAGTACTACTATGTATGGTTTAGCTGGTGCTGGAAAACAGCATGCAGAAGAAGAAGGTGAGTAA
- the dsrP gene encoding sulfate reduction electron transfer complex DsrMKJOP subunit DsrP translates to MLDKAIKGSKLYWGWIGLLLAGVAIGFFAYTFQMREGLSITGMSRDVSWGFYIAQFTFLVGVAASAVMMVIPKYLHHYQPFARVLILGEFLAVAAVSMCLLFIVVDLGQPQRMLNVLLHPTPGSILFWDMIVLNGYLFLNILIGWVTLQAEHKGVEPPKWIKPFIYISIPWAVSIHTVTAFLYCGLPGRHFWLTAILAPRFLASAFASGPAFLILLCYIVKIFTKWDPGKEAIQSLAKIVTYATIINLFFVALEVFTAFYSNIPGHMIHLKYLFVGLDGHSTYVAWMWVAMLAGLGAFFILLFPQNRQSDNVLAIACLLVFLGCWIDKGLGMIAGGFTPNPLEEIVEYAPTKLELLVTFGVYCAGFLILTILYKVAIGVKKEVEG, encoded by the coding sequence ATGTTAGATAAAGCAATTAAAGGAAGTAAACTTTATTGGGGTTGGATTGGCCTTCTTTTAGCAGGGGTGGCTATAGGCTTTTTTGCCTACACCTTTCAAATGAGAGAAGGTCTTAGCATAACAGGAATGAGCAGAGATGTCTCTTGGGGTTTTTATATTGCTCAATTTACATTTTTGGTTGGTGTGGCTGCATCTGCAGTTATGATGGTTATTCCAAAGTATTTACATCATTATCAACCTTTTGCCAGGGTATTAATTTTAGGTGAATTTTTGGCAGTTGCAGCTGTTTCTATGTGTTTGCTTTTTATTGTTGTTGACTTAGGTCAACCTCAACGAATGTTAAATGTTTTGCTTCATCCTACTCCTGGCTCTATTTTATTTTGGGATATGATTGTTTTAAACGGGTATTTATTTTTAAACATTTTAATTGGTTGGGTAACTTTACAGGCCGAGCATAAAGGAGTTGAACCCCCAAAATGGATTAAACCTTTTATTTATATCTCCATTCCTTGGGCTGTTAGTATTCATACAGTAACCGCGTTTTTATATTGTGGCTTACCAGGAAGACATTTTTGGTTAACTGCTATTTTAGCTCCTAGATTTTTGGCTTCTGCATTTGCGTCAGGGCCTGCTTTTCTTATTTTGCTTTGTTATATTGTGAAGATTTTTACTAAATGGGATCCAGGAAAAGAAGCAATCCAAAGCTTAGCTAAAATAGTTACTTATGCGACAATAATAAACTTGTTTTTTGTAGCTTTAGAAGTATTTACAGCTTTTTATAGTAATATTCCTGGGCATATGATTCACTTAAAATACTTATTTGTAGGTTTAGATGGGCATTCTACATATGTAGCTTGGATGTGGGTAGCTATGTTAGCAGGTCTGGGTGCGTTTTTTATTCTTCTTTTTCCTCAAAATAGACAATCAGATAATGTTCTGGCAATAGCTTGTTTGTTAGTATTTTTAGGTTGTTGGATAGATAAGGGCCTTGGAATGATTGCAGGTGGATTTACTCCAAATCCTTTAGAAGAGATAGTGGAATATGCGCCCACTAAATTGGAGCTTTTGGTTACTTTTGGTGTATATTGTGCAGGCTTTTTGATTTTAACTATTCTTTATAAAGTAGCTATTGGGGTAAAAAAGGAAGTTGAAGGATAA
- a CDS encoding ferredoxin produces MAWKVTVDTDKCIGCGECVDVCPVEVYELQDGKATPVNEEECLGCESCVEVCEQSAITVEEV; encoded by the coding sequence ATGGCTTGGAAAGTAACTGTAGACACTGATAAGTGCATTGGTTGTGGCGAATGCGTAGATGTATGTCCTGTAGAAGTTTATGAACTTCAGGACGGAAAAGCCACTCCAGTTAATGAAGAAGAGTGTCTTGGCTGTGAATCTTGTGTTGAAGTATGTGAACAGAGTGCTATTACAGTTGAAGAAGTCTAA
- a CDS encoding DNA methyltransferase: MTYPCLVWPEKQHLFYPNLKEYIFCVLEKYFQGRNILYHGDNLVLLTWLLKNKQKVDLIYIDPPFATNSIFYLKRSIGDASYNKKKELINFPCYDDVWKTGINSYLNMLYSRLILMHKILSETGSIYVHVDYRVSAYVRILLDEIFGRDNFINEIIWFYKTGGVPEKIGFSKKHDVIFFYTKNRNKAYWSPQKEKSYLKHRYGFSNIDIKKDSKGEYTLVYCRDVFDIPALRGNHPERVEYATQKPEELLERLILASSKKGDIVADFFCGSGTALVVAEKLGRRWIGCDKGVWPIHVCRKRLLQRVKKPNFQIVKITKQEQQNSLKPTIFDLQVSVKKEHRFNIIGNYFKITILKNSKKYCFCLEDFFPLKEDESFSKKLKINKWSDWIDFWAIDVEGRDEFVPTWFSFRTRFNRNIELKSPYLKIKKKVVKIKVISFCGTEYTQFIKMK, encoded by the coding sequence ATGACTTATCCCTGTCTTGTGTGGCCCGAAAAACAACATCTTTTTTATCCTAATCTAAAAGAATATATTTTTTGTGTTTTAGAAAAATATTTTCAAGGGAGAAATATTCTTTATCACGGCGATAATTTAGTTTTGTTAACTTGGCTTTTGAAAAATAAACAAAAAGTTGATTTAATTTATATTGATCCACCATTTGCCACTAATTCTATTTTTTATTTAAAGCGAAGTATTGGAGATGCTTCATATAATAAGAAAAAAGAATTAATTAATTTTCCTTGTTATGATGATGTTTGGAAAACAGGTATTAATTCATATCTTAATATGCTCTATTCTCGTTTAATTTTAATGCATAAAATTTTGTCAGAAACAGGTAGCATTTATGTTCATGTCGATTATAGAGTAAGTGCTTATGTAAGAATTTTATTAGATGAAATTTTTGGAAGAGATAATTTTATTAATGAAATTATTTGGTTCTATAAAACAGGGGGAGTTCCTGAAAAGATAGGTTTTAGCAAAAAACATGATGTTATATTTTTTTATACTAAAAATAGAAACAAAGCCTATTGGAGTCCGCAAAAGGAGAAATCATATTTAAAACATAGATATGGTTTTTCTAATATAGATATAAAAAAAGATTCTAAGGGAGAATATACTTTAGTTTATTGTAGAGATGTTTTTGATATTCCTGCACTTAGAGGCAATCACCCAGAACGAGTAGAATATGCTACTCAGAAACCAGAAGAACTATTAGAGCGTTTAATTTTAGCTTCTAGTAAAAAAGGTGATATTGTTGCTGATTTTTTTTGTGGTTCAGGAACTGCTTTAGTAGTTGCAGAGAAATTAGGAAGAAGGTGGATAGGATGTGATAAAGGAGTTTGGCCTATTCATGTATGTAGAAAAAGACTTTTACAAAGAGTTAAGAAACCTAATTTTCAGATAGTAAAAATAACAAAACAAGAGCAGCAAAATTCCCTTAAGCCTACTATATTTGATCTTCAGGTAAGTGTAAAAAAAGAACATCGTTTTAATATTATTGGCAATTATTTTAAAATAACTATTTTAAAAAATAGTAAGAAGTATTGTTTTTGCTTGGAAGATTTTTTTCCTTTAAAAGAAGATGAAAGTTTTAGTAAGAAGTTAAAAATAAATAAATGGTCTGATTGGATAGATTTTTGGGCAATTGATGTGGAGGGAAGGGATGAATTTGTTCCAACTTGGTTTAGCTTTCGAACTAGATTTAATAGAAATATAGAGCTTAAATCTCCTTATTTAAAAATTAAGAAAAAAGTAGTAAAGATTAAAGTGATTTCTTTTTGTGGAACAGAATATACTCAATTTATTAAAATGAAATAA